In the Podospora pseudocomata strain CBS 415.72m chromosome 5, whole genome shotgun sequence genome, one interval contains:
- the NMT1 gene encoding glycylpeptide N-tetradecanoyltransferase (COG:H; BUSCO:EOG09261SS1; EggNog:ENOG503NV5E; MEROPS:MER0210990), translating to MSTESKEVDPTKEQEKAAEALVNLSSAKGTTAESEGESGSEAEETQQAGANTEAPAKKKKKSKKKKAKQALAQALGGGPPKELTAADVEADPKKAIAGLSNDQIAEFLTLNPALRNELLGAQDAPGSSDNTAKAIEAFKKLKLQDIMTGLATSGKNRKDMASYKFWSTQPVPQFDEEPKLIEEGPVRVQKVEDIPTEPIELALPQFRWVTMDLTDERQLEEVEKLLYGHYVEDDEAMFRFKYSGSLLRWSLLSPGWRKEWHVGIRTGDTLCAFISAIPTQMRVRDKILQSSEVNFLCIHKKLRGKRLAPVLIKEITRRINLDGIWQAIYTGGIVLPRPVSTCRYYHRALNWMKLYEVGFSPCPTNSTPKLQDIRFRVPENTSTRGLREMEARDLNAVQVLVEAYLKRFDLTPVWSKEEVSHWLLHNKEAPGERVIWSYVVEGDDGKITDFFSFYCLESSVIRSKKHSAIRAAYLFYYASDVALKSPDDRPALKARLNALMADMLILAKKAKFDVFNALSLMDNSLFLEQQKFHPGDGQLHYYLFNYKANPVHGGVNKRNLLEENTTLDPQLGIPTVAETLAHPAFPTAIWNLEPDRKGLCPVAEGRGGPFGINWEVHGDGPIKLVFIMGLGGLLTGWQRQTYHFGHLNRERYSVLVFDNRGVGGSGKPLMRYSSREMARDVYDLVTSEEVGFLKTGEEKRCLHVVGISLGGMIAQEFACLYPGTISSLGLCCTATEIKNYELTWLENIKSRLGMLMPKSPDESVAGVARQIFAHGWLPLPDDAEVPVAGKDPKVLPPAGTDLKEYGRFESNAQRFVAQEMHKRMDKERFGLKGFLLQLIAAGWHYKSEKQLQEMADKVGRERILVMHGTEDGMISSPHGEVLMEWLKPGKGLVVEGMGHAPSMERTKWFNELIGEWCEMGERLDGRA from the exons ATGTCGACCGAATCGAAAGAGGTCGACCCGaccaaggagcaggagaaggctgctgaagCTCTCGTCAACCTAAGCTCTGCCAAGGGCACCACAGCCGAGTCGGAAGGGGAGTCCGGGTCCGAAGCGGAGGAAACACAACAAGCAGGCGCAAACACAGAAGCTcccgcaaagaagaagaagaagagcaagaagaagaaggccaaacAAGCTCTTGCTCAAGCCCTCGGCGGAGGCCCTCCCAAAGAGCTGACCGCCGCCGATGTCGAGGCCGACCCCAAGAAGGCCATCGCGGGCCTCTCAAACGACCAGATCGCTGAattcctcaccctcaaccctgCCTTGCGGAATGAACTTCTCGGCGCACAGGATGCCCCGGGCTCGTCGGACAACACGGCCAAAGCCATCGAAGccttcaagaagctcaagttACAGGATATCATGACCGGGTTGGCAACGAGTGGCAAGAACCGCAAGGATATGGCTTCGTACAAGTTCTGGAGCACACAACCAGTACCTCAGTTCGATGAGGAGCCcaagctcatcgaggaggGTCCCGTCAGAGTCCAAAAAGTGGAGGACATTCCAACCGAACCCATTGAACTTGCGCTTCCACAGTTCCGCTGGGTCACGATGGATCTCACGGACGAGAGGCAGTTGGAAGAGGTAGAGAAGCTTCTGTATGGTCACTAcgtggaggatgacgaggccaTGTTTAGGTTCAAGTACTCTGGCTCTCTGCTGAGGTGGTCTTTGCTGTCTCCGGGATGGCGCAAGGAATGGCACGTTGGGATTCGCACTGGCGATACCCTTTGCGCTTTCATTTCTGCCATCCCAACCCAGATGCGGGTACGGGACAAGATTCTTCAAAGCTCCGAGGTCAACTTCCTCTGCATTCACAAGAAGCTCAGAGGGAAGCGCCTTGCGCCAGTGCTCATCAAGGAGATTACACGGCGCATcaaccttgatggcatcTGGCAGGCCATTTACACGGGCGGTATTGTCCTCCCTCGGCCAGTTAGTACCTGCCGATACTACCACCGCGCCTTGAACTGGATGAAGCTGTATGAGGTTGGCTTCAGCCCATGCCCAACCAACAGCACCCCCAAGTTGCAAGATATTAGGTTCAGGGTCCCCGAGAACACGTCGACTCGTGGGCTCCGTGAGATGGAAGCCAGGGATCTCAACGCGGTGCAGGTTCTCGTCGAGGCGTACCTGAAGCGCTTTGATCTGACTCCAGTGTGGTCCAAGGAAGAGGTGTCGCATTGGCTGTTGCATAACAAAGAGGCGCCTGGTGAGCGTGTGATTTGGTCATATGTTGTTGAG GGCGACGACGGCAAAATCAccgacttcttctccttctacTGCCTCGAGTCGTCGGTCATCCGGTCCAAGAAGCACTCTGCCATTCGCGCCGCCTACCTCTTCTACTACGCCTCGGATGTTGCTCTCAAGAGCCCTGACGACCGCCCGGCCCTCAAGGCTCGTCTTAATGCCCTCATGGCTGATATGCTCATTcttgccaagaaggccaagttTGACGTGTTCAATGCGCTGTCGCTGATGGATAACTCGCTGTTCTTGGAGCAGCAAAAGTTCCACCCCGGTGATGGGCAGCTTCACTACTATCTGTTCAACTACAAGGCCAACCCTGTCCACGGTGGTGTCAACAAGAGGAatttgctggaggagaacAC GACCCTCGACCCCCAACTCGGAATCCCCACCGTGGCCGAAACGCTCGCCCACCCGGCCTTTCCGACAGCCATCTGGAACCTGGAGCCGGACCGCAAGGGGTTGTGTCCcgtggcggaggggaggggagggccGTTTGGGATCAACTGGGAGGTTCACGGGGATGGGCCCATCAAGCTAGTT TTCATCATGGGCCTCGGCGGGCTTTTGACTGGCTGGCAGAGGCAGACGTATCACTTTGGGCATTTGAATCGGGAGAGGTACTCGGTGCTGGTGTTTGACAAccggggggtgggggggagtgggaagcCTCTGATGAGGTATTCTAGcagggagatggcgagggatgTTTATGACCTCGTCACGTCGGAAGAGGTCGGGTTTCTGAAGAcgggagaggagaagaggtgtTTGCATGTTGTGGGAATTTCGCTCGGGGGGATGATTGCGCAGGAGTTTGCGTGTTTATACCCCGGGACCATCTCGAGTTTGGGGCTGTGTTGCACGGCGACGGAGATTAAGAATTATGAGTTGACTTGGTTGGAGAATATCaagtcgaggttggggatgttgatgcCCAAGAGTCCGGATGAGAGTGTGGCTGGGGTGGCGAGGCAGATTTTTGCGCATGGGTGGCTGCCGTTGCCGGATGATGCGGAGGTGCCTGTTGCTGGGAAAGATCCGAAAGTGTTGCCGCCTGCGGGGACGGATTTGAAGGAGTATGGGAGGTTTGAGAGTAATGCACAGAGGTTTGTTGCGCAGGAGATGCACAAGAGGATGGATAAGGAGCGGTTTGGGTTGAAGGGATTTTTGTTGCAGTTGATTGCTGCTGGGTGGCATTACAAGAGTGAGAAGCAACTGCAGGAGATGGCTGAtaaggtggggagggagaggattttGGTCATGCATGGGACGGAGGATGGGATGATTAGCTCGCCGCatggggaggtgttgatggagTGGCTGAAgccggggaaggggttggtggtggaggggatggggcaTGCGCCGAGTATGGAGAGGACGAAGTGGTTTAATGAGTTGATTGGGGAGTGGTgtgagatgggggagaggttggatgggagggCGTGA
- a CDS encoding hypothetical protein (EggNog:ENOG503P1U1), whose amino-acid sequence MGKPTPPAYTPGAGSSADADPDALSLHTPTGGVSDPAFPLDLDAPDLGTDDLPPLYSDIDNDAGSGAPLLPPGTQFGQSADLAPKQVDQNTGVEVFVTSVFEADPKLLEKQVNISAAKPPRPFVRIHGTHRQMVEENGKKTEKAVTDFEVSVELTPYLFSDVATQLSWRETRTVENNEKTCRGTVFRKRAPGYKQDIEIGTGPKPTLAEWCHRYCASHATVKCFVLRRRVVGFDEEKLRSQLDALVRSTNYRGSVCITFPVKDEYVFIYNDCWINRWRHTSWIRWIFYLTFLWIFSWPFLYFFTKTFEVVTADWDFSRPQENGRLAYVSMSEDHIYNTWARAISRAVLGKRQTCLDHNDLVASHTDGPDVVADVMDAVNAPSFVRRGVTAIAHVNRQLGWGSDWS is encoded by the coding sequence ATGggcaaaccaacccctccggcCTATACACCCGGCGCCGGTAGCAGTGCCGACGCCGACCCTGACGCCTTGTCACTCCACACTCCCACCGGTGGTGTTAGCGACCCAGCCTTTCCTCTTGATCTCGACGCTCCCGACCTGGGAACTGATGACCTCCCACCTCTCTACTCTGATATCGACAATGACGCTGGCAGCGGTGCCCCTCTTTTACCACCTGGAACTCAATTCGGCCAGTCCGCCGACCTGGCACCCAAACAGGTTGACCAGAACACTGGAGTCGAGGTCTTTGTCACCTCGGTGTTCGAAGCCGACCCTAAGCTTCTAGAGAAACAGGTCAACATCTCtgctgcaaagccacccagGCCATTCGTGAGAATCCATGGTACTCACCGgcagatggtggaggagaacgGCAAAAAGACTGAGAAAGCCGTGACCGACTTTGAAGTCTCTGTCGAACTCACGCCCTATCTCTTCTCTGATGTCGCCACTCAGCTCTCATGGCGTGAGACACGCACCGTTGAGAATAACGAAAAGACCTGTCGAGGCACTGTCTTCAGAAAAAGAGCTCCTGGATACAAACAAGACATCGAGATTGGCACAGGCCCCAAACCTACCCTGGCTGAGTGGTGCCACCGTTACTGCGCCAGCCATGCCACCGTCAAATGCTTTGTCCTCCGCCGTCGTGTCGTTGGCTTTGACGAGGAGAAACTTCGAAGTCAGCTCGACGCTCTCGTCCGCAGCACCAACTACCGCGGCAGCGTCTGCATCACCTTCCCGGTCAAGGACGAATATGTATTCATCTACAACGACTGCTGGATCAACAGGTGGCGCCACACGAGCTGGATCCGCTGGATCTTCTATCTCACCTTCCTGTGGATCTTCTCCTGGCCATTCTTATACTTCTTCACCAAGACCTTTGAGGTTGTGACGGCCGATTGGGACTTTTCCAGGCCGCAGGAAAATGGCAGACTGGCCTATGTCAGCATGTCGGAGGATCATATCTACAACACCTGGGCGAGGGCCATCAGCCGTGCTGttttggggaagaggcagaCGTGTCTGGACCACAATGATCTTGTTGCGTCTCACACTGATGGGCCAGATGTTGTGGCTGACGTTATGGACGCGGTCAATGCTCCGAGCTTTGTGAGACGAGGTGTCACGGCCATTGCGCATGTCAACCGTCAGCTTGGATGGGGTTCGGACTGGTCGTGA